The Imtechella halotolerans DNA window CCCATCAACGTTGGAAACGAATTTCATCTACAAAAAATGAACTTACCCATAACTGGGTAATTACAGGAAGACAGCGTAATGGTGAAATGAATAAAGTAACACCAGGAGATCGTCGAACCATTAAAATTCTGAGTGGTGGACGATTTCAGTGGGTGGCATTTAATAGCGCTACAGGCGATTTTAGTGGTACTGGTGGCGGTACCTACTCAGCTGTTAATGGTATATATACAGAAAATATTACTTTCTTCTCTAGAGACAACAGTCGCGTTGGAGCAGAACTGTCGTTTGAATTTGCAGTAAAAAACGGAGATTGGCATCACAGCGGAAAAAGCTCAAAGGGTGATCCTATTTATGAAATATGGTCTCCTTATACTAAAGCATATAAAGTTTCATTTTGATACATTTCAACAGTGCATTTTTATATACAATTCACTACCTTGGATTTATCAAAACTAACAACCTAACTCCATTATGAAAATTCAACTCTTTTACCTTACAATGGTGATTATGCTATTAAATAGCAAAAGTATATCCGCACAAAACTATGACTTTAGTCTTGTTGATATGGATACCAATAAGAAAGTTGCATTTAATGACATTTACAAAACTTATAATTTAGATCGTAACAAACCAACCTTACTTATAAGCTGGAGTGGTTCATGGTGTAGTTATTGCATCGATCTTATTGAACGGTACCAAAAAGCGGATTTAACTATGATAAATCTTATTACAGTTAATATAGATAATGAAGCTGACCGAAATACTACCATAAATAAAGGATATCACAAGAATTGGAAAAAATCGGTAAATATGTACGGTACCCTAAAAGAAGACGACAAGGGATTCAATTATTATTTCAATGTGGGAAGAGCTCCACTGATTTTAGCTTTTATTGAAGGCTACGTATCTGATGTTGTAATGTCTTATAGTATTTATCCTTATAAATTAGTTTCCAGTGGCTATATCACTAACATTAATTTCATATGGAACAGTTCTAGTGACCTAAACAGTTACGCTTGGGACCACTATCTTAATGAAAATAATCCAGAAAAATTAAAAGAAGCTATTCGTTGGGTAAACCGTTCAATTGAATTAAAAAAGGAATATCATAATACCGATACTTTAGCTTCCTTATTATTCAAAACAGGAGAATATGTTCAAGCATTAAAAACAGCAAAGGAAGCCATTGAAATTGCACAAAAGAATAATCAGGATTATAAATCCACTACTGATCTAATTCAAAAAATCATTGAAAAAATGTAAAACTACAATTTATAGTTCTATACCTTTTGTTCTACCCATAAAAGGATAGATACCTATAATTTCATATTGCTTTTGATGTTTGTTGAAGACTCTAAGAGCTATACGAGAACATTCAAAACTAAGGTCAAGTGGTTGATTGAACAATTGCTTGGCCTTTTTAATTTTGAAAGTGGTCAGTCTTCTACCTATGGTTATATGGGGTTCAAAATTTTTCACTCGAACAGGAATGGTAAAATTGGAATGAATCTCTTGCAAAATAAACTCCAAATAGTGTTTTGAAATAGGTTCCGGCGTCATAAAAAAAGTACCATTTTCAAAAGTATTAAATGATGTAAACTTCACCTGTTTTGATTGCAATCTATAAGAAATATGAGTCAATTGGTTTTTAATTTCTTTGAGTTCAATTTCTTCAGAATCCAATTCACAAACTGTTATATGAGCTCTTGAATGGCAACTATTATACCAACCTATCTCATTTTTTAATTGG harbors:
- a CDS encoding 2'-5' RNA ligase family protein, which gives rise to MGIFIEGNALWLNDFERKYPDMEKISVIIHPSDEFITQVTVLKDQLKNEIGWYNSCHSRAHITVCELDSEEIELKEIKNQLTHISYRLQSKQVKFTSFNTFENGTFFMTPEPISKHYLEFILQEIHSNFTIPVRVKNFEPHITIGRRLTTFKIKKAKQLFNQPLDLSFECSRIALRVFNKHQKQYEIIGIYPFMGRTKGIEL